The following nucleotide sequence is from Mycobacterium sp. Z3061.
AACAACAGCCAGCGCACCAGCCACAACGTCAGCACGGGCGGTGCCACCTGCCCGTTGCCGAGAAAGATCATCAGGAACCCGGCCTCCAGCAGCAGGGACTCCCAGCCGAACCCGTACCACACCTGGCCCACATTGACGATCGAGAGGTACAGCACCCACAGCGTCGCCCACATCAACATCGCCGCCCACAACGGCACCAGGTCCAGACCGCCGACCATCGCGGCCGACAGCGCCGCGCCGAACCACGACACCCCGGCGAACGACCGATCGGAGTAGCGCAGGTGAAAGATGCTCGGCGCCCGCCAGAACGACCGTTTCGCCAGATACGCCGGCACCGGCAGCATCCCGCGTTCTCCGATCAGCGGACGGAATTGCCGCGCCGCCGCCACGAACGCCACCAGGTAGATCGCCGCGACGCCGCGCTCCAGTACCGATGCGCCCAGCCGGTATTCGGGTGCCGAAAACCAGTCCATGGCCACAACTCCTCGGATCATGGCGACTACGAGCAATTTCGCACATCGCGCCCCGATTCACCTGTATGGTCCTCGGCGTCGTGTCGTCCGCTCTCCCGGCGCCAGAAAGTTGAGCAGAGAATTGCACAAAGCTGAATTCCTAAACCGCGTTGTCGGCCGTCGGCGGATGCTGGCCCTGGCGGGTTTGGGAGTGGCGGCCACCGCCGTCCCGCGAGCGGCGGCGGCGCCGGACATTCCGCCGGCAAGCTATGACGCCATGTTGTTGATGTGCATCGATCCTCGTTTCGTGCACCCCACCAACGAGTACATGCTGGGACGAGGCCTGGTGAACCGGTACAGCCAGTTCGCGCTGGCCGGCGCCGCCGCCGGCGCCGTTTCCCAGCACTGGGAGGCGTGGCATAACACGTTCTGGGACAACCTCGCTGCGTCCATCGAGCTGCACTCGATCAACGGTGTGGTGGTGGTCAATCATCGCGACTGCGGCGCGGTGCAGATCGCCTACGGCCCGGATGCGATCTCGACTCCGGAGCGTGAGACGGCCACGCACGAAAGGATTCTCGGCACCTTCCGTGAGGAGGCGTTGCGCCGCCACCCGGGAATCGACGTCGAGACGTGGCTGATGGCGCTCGACGGCTCAGTCGAGCAGATCGGACCCCGCAGCCTCTGACCGGCCGCTCCGCGGGACCCCCACCACCGACACAGCGACGGCGGCAAGCGAAATCAACGCCAGCACTTGAACACTCGCGGAGTGGCCGGCATAGCCGTCGACCGAGCGCCACGGATGGCGTGACAGCGCCGCCCCGGCCAACACGATGCCGCCCGCGCTGAGCCCGACGGTCAACCCTTCGCGCCACCGTGGAGGTGCAAGGTATCGCACGCCCAGCAACGCACCGACCACCAGAACGCCGGCAACGCCGGCGATCAGGCCCCCCGCTGCCAGCACCGCCACCGCGGCCCACGCTCCCGCCGGCCACGGCACCGCGGCGGGTTCATCGTCAGAACCGTTGCGGCGCCGCCAAACCGCCAGTACCGCCAGCAGCGGCAACAAACTCAGTCCGACACCAAGTCCGGCGCGGTACACCGCGTTCGCGGCGAAGGTCAGCGTGATGGTGCCGGCGTCCCCGGCGGGCACCACCCAGCCCTGCTGCCAACCGTTCACCGCCACCGGTGTCAGGCGCGCGCCACTGCTGGTGCGGGCCACCCACCCCGGGTTGATGCTCTCCGGTATCACCAACACCCGTGAACTCGCCGACGCGGGCGCCCGCACCTCCCGACGCGCTGGTCCCCACGCGCCGGTAGCAGCGGAAACCGGAGACGCACTGGGCGATTCAGGGGTAACCGACAGTTCGGCGCCGTCCACCACGAATGCCGCTCCCGGGCTGATCAACAGCTCCTGCTGACCGGCCGGCAGCTCGATCGGGCCCGGTTCACAGGGCTGCGCCGTGACGGGCTCGTCGTTTAACAAGGCACCCGCGGTGGTCCGGATCGAGGTATGCAGGAACCGGCCGGCCACCGCGATGACCGGCCCGTGCCCGCAGTCGACGAAAACCTCCCGGGCGCGCGCGGCCTCGGCGCCCCCACCGGCCGCGATCGGATTGCCGTCGGCGCCCAGCGCCGTCACCTCAGCCAGCCCGGGCGGCTTGAGCTGGTCGAAGCCCAGGGCGTTGCGGTCGATGATGTCTTGCCAGTCGAGCAGGCTGACCGTGACGGTGTCGGTCACCCGCGGGTGCAACGTCAGCGTCTGCACGTCGCGAGCCGGGTCCACGGCCTGCACCTGCGGTCCGTCGCCCAGGTCGACAGCCACCATCGTCGGATGGGCGGGCAGCGTGGTCCGGCTGGGGGCGACCCGCAGCCCGGCCACCTCGGTGGCCCGCGGCAGCCGCAGGGTCAGCGTCGGCGGTGTCTTGTACTGCACCACCCGCTGCGGCGCGGTCCACGCCGTAGCCGGATCTCCGTCGGTGGCCGCATACGCCGAGCCCAGGACCTCGACCAGGTCGGACTCGCCGTAGGCCCGCGCGGCGTCCGGCTCGGCGACCAGATCCGCCAGTTTGGGCCCCTGCCGTGGGCGTACCCACACCGCCGGGGTCACCGCCACCGGGCTCGGCACCGTCAGGGTGCGGCTGAGATTGACCGGCTCCTCGGGGGCCAAAGCCATCGACGCCGCACAGCGGACGCTGTTCGGCCCCGCCGCGCAACCCGGCCGGCCCAGCAGTTCGGCCCCCAGGTCCCAGCCCGCAATCGTCGCCCCGGCCGGCGGACCCGGCACCAACACCGTGTGCCGCAACTGCACCGGATGGGCGAAGCCCGACGCGTCGTACTGGGTGACCGTCAGATCGGTGATCCCGAATTGCACCCCGGCCGATCCGTCGTCGGTGCCGGCCGCCGTTATCCGCACCCAGGGCGTCTCACCGACCGGCAGAGCGGCGCTCAACGGTTTTCCGGACTCGTCGAACCGCAATGTGGTACTGCCGTTGGCGGTTTCGATGAGGATGCGGCGCACCTGCGCGCCGACCGCCGACGCACTCGGTGTCAGCGTGAGCACCGCTTTCGTCACCGGATGGTCGAAATCCACCTGCAGCCACTGGCCGACGGCGGCCTGCAGGGCGTTGGACACCCAGGCCGTCGCCGGGTCACCGTCGACCGCTGCCGCGGGCGAGGTCGCGGCAGCCACGTCCGGCAGGGCGGTGGCATCCGACGACGAACTCGACACCGTGATGCGGCCGCCGGTCCAGCTTCCGTAGACGGTGTCGGCGCCGGGGACGGGGTAATCGGGCACCCGGTTATAGGTGTGGCGGGCGTCCCCGGGCGCGCGGATCGCCGACGAGTGCAGGTCGACGCGGCCGTAGTCCGTCTCGCGGGCCAGCGGGGTGTCGGTGACGGTGACTACCGGCGTCCCCAGTCCGGCCGCCCGGGCGTCTGCGGTCATCAGCACCGGGCCCAGCGGTGGCTGCCCCTGCAACCGGCGCCGTTCGTCCAGCCGCAGCAACACTTCGGGCCCACCGTCGACGCGCGGCAGCTGCGCAACGTCGGCGAAGTAGGGCGCGCCGGGATTGCCGCCCGCACCGACCCGGTAGATCTGCACCGCCGGATACCGCGGCCGCAACCCGGAGTCGCTGACGAAGCCGGCCAGCAGTCCCGGGCCCACCGGCGCACCGAACTCGGCCACTTTCGTCAGCCCCGGCGACCCCGCAATGGCGCGGTGCACCAGGATCGGCCGGGCCGACCGCGACGATTCAGGATCCAGATCGTTGCGCACCACCACATACGAAATGCCCTGTCGGGCAAGGGAATCAGCCAGCCCGGCGGACGGCCGTCCGGCCGCGAACAGGCGTTGCACCGAATCCAGCGCTCGAATGGTCTGTGGCGGTGTCAGCGGGATCGAGTCGCGCACCCCCCACGCGCTGCTGCCGAGCACCTGCAGCGGCTCGTCGTGACTGGTGCCCCACACCTGGGTGGCGAACGGGGCGCCTGGCACCACCAGTACCCGCCCTTCCCGGTGCGCGGTGAGCCAGTCGGCCGCTTCATGCCAGTAGTCCGGCAGCGCGCTGAAGGTGCCCGGCGGGGCCAGGCGTGCGGACCAGGCCAGCGACGTGCTCACCAGCAGCCCGGTCAGCGCGACGATCCCGACCGCCACCCGACGGTCCCGTTCCGGATGGGCGAATGCGGTCAGCCACGCCGTTTTTGGAGCGCTGCCCGGCAACGGAATGCGGCCCAGCAGGTGCGCGAAGCCGAGTGCCAGCGGGATCCGGACGACCGGCCCGAGCTTGTGCACGTTGCGCAGCGGAGTCCCGCCGGCGTCCAGGAACGCCTGCACCTGATGTGCCACCGGGGATCCCAGCCCGCCGCTGTAGCCGGCGGCCAGCAACACGACGCCGACCAGCAGCATGGTCACCAGCCGGCCCCGGGCCGGCATCGCGGCACCTGTCAGCCCGGCCAACCCCGCCCCGGCGACCAGGCACGTGCCCAGGATGGCCACCGGCCCGGTGACCAGTGGGGCACCGGCCGTGGCCGTCGGCGCCACGAAAGGGGTCCAGCTGTCGGTACCGCGCAACAGCTCCACCAGCGACGACCACTGCGTCGTCACCCCGGAGGACTCGATGAAGTCCAGAAATGGCGGGCTGACGTCGCGCAACTGGGTCAGCGCCACCACCCACCACAACACCGCCGGCACCAGCGCCACCAACAGCCACCCCGCATAGCGCAGCCACCGCCGATTGGGCCGGTGCGCGGCCAGCCAGATCGCCGCGGGCAGGCAACCGGCCACAGTCGCGATCGCGTTGACCGCGCCCATCAACGCCACCGCCAGGCCCGCCTGGCCGGCGAGCACGCGCGCCGAGCGCCCGGAGCCGCCCCGTAACGCGAGAATCGTCGACAGCAGCACCCAGGGCGCGAGCATCATCGGCAGCGTTTCCGAGGAGATCGAGCCCAGCGTTGTAAGCACCCGCGGCGATAGCGCGAACGCGACTGCGCCGAGCGTCCGCGACGCCGGGTTGCCGATGCCCAGCGCCTCGGCGACCCGCAGCATCCCCCAGAACCCCACCGTCAACAGCAGCGCCCACCACAGCCGCTGGGTGACCCAGCCGGGCAGTCCGAGCGCGTGGCCGATCAGAAAGAAGGTGCCGTGCGGAAACAGGTAGCCGTAGGCCTGATTCTGCGACTGGCCGAACGGCAGGTCGCTGTTCCACAGATTGGTGGCGCGGGTCAGGAAGCGCAGCGGGTTGGCGGTCAGGTCCAGCTTCGTGTCGGGTGAGACCTGGCCGGGTGCCTGAAGGAAGGACAGGACCAGCGATACGGCTCCGACCAGCAGCAGCCAGCGACGCGACAGTGCCGAAACCTCGACCGTCGGATCGCTAGCTGCGGTTGCCGTACTCGACCCGGTTGAGCACCGATGACGATGGATCGCCCCCGGGCAGTGGCGGCTTCGTGTCCTGCTGGACCATCAGGGTGACGCCGAAGATCGCCGCCGCGCCGAGCAACAGGCCGACTACCACACTGGCGGCGGCGGGCGCGACGATCCGGTTCATGTCACCGAACCTAGCAGAACGAGGTCGGACAGCGGTCGGCGTACTGAAGCGCCGCAGGCGTCG
It contains:
- a CDS encoding carbonic anhydrase codes for the protein MLALAGLGVAATAVPRAAAAPDIPPASYDAMLLMCIDPRFVHPTNEYMLGRGLVNRYSQFALAGAAAGAVSQHWEAWHNTFWDNLAASIELHSINGVVVVNHRDCGAVQIAYGPDAISTPERETATHERILGTFREEALRRHPGIDVETWLMALDGSVEQIGPRSL
- a CDS encoding alpha-(1->3)-arabinofuranosyltransferase family protein — translated: MSRRWLLLVGAVSLVLSFLQAPGQVSPDTKLDLTANPLRFLTRATNLWNSDLPFGQSQNQAYGYLFPHGTFFLIGHALGLPGWVTQRLWWALLLTVGFWGMLRVAEALGIGNPASRTLGAVAFALSPRVLTTLGSISSETLPMMLAPWVLLSTILALRGGSGRSARVLAGQAGLAVALMGAVNAIATVAGCLPAAIWLAAHRPNRRWLRYAGWLLVALVPAVLWWVVALTQLRDVSPPFLDFIESSGVTTQWSSLVELLRGTDSWTPFVAPTATAGAPLVTGPVAILGTCLVAGAGLAGLTGAAMPARGRLVTMLLVGVVLLAAGYSGGLGSPVAHQVQAFLDAGGTPLRNVHKLGPVVRIPLALGFAHLLGRIPLPGSAPKTAWLTAFAHPERDRRVAVGIVALTGLLVSTSLAWSARLAPPGTFSALPDYWHEAADWLTAHREGRVLVVPGAPFATQVWGTSHDEPLQVLGSSAWGVRDSIPLTPPQTIRALDSVQRLFAAGRPSAGLADSLARQGISYVVVRNDLDPESSRSARPILVHRAIAGSPGLTKVAEFGAPVGPGLLAGFVSDSGLRPRYPAVQIYRVGAGGNPGAPYFADVAQLPRVDGGPEVLLRLDERRRLQGQPPLGPVLMTADARAAGLGTPVVTVTDTPLARETDYGRVDLHSSAIRAPGDARHTYNRVPDYPVPGADTVYGSWTGGRITVSSSSSDATALPDVAAATSPAAAVDGDPATAWVSNALQAAVGQWLQVDFDHPVTKAVLTLTPSASAVGAQVRRILIETANGSTTLRFDESGKPLSAALPVGETPWVRITAAGTDDGSAGVQFGITDLTVTQYDASGFAHPVQLRHTVLVPGPPAGATIAGWDLGAELLGRPGCAAGPNSVRCAASMALAPEEPVNLSRTLTVPSPVAVTPAVWVRPRQGPKLADLVAEPDAARAYGESDLVEVLGSAYAATDGDPATAWTAPQRVVQYKTPPTLTLRLPRATEVAGLRVAPSRTTLPAHPTMVAVDLGDGPQVQAVDPARDVQTLTLHPRVTDTVTVSLLDWQDIIDRNALGFDQLKPPGLAEVTALGADGNPIAAGGGAEAARAREVFVDCGHGPVIAVAGRFLHTSIRTTAGALLNDEPVTAQPCEPGPIELPAGQQELLISPGAAFVVDGAELSVTPESPSASPVSAATGAWGPARREVRAPASASSRVLVIPESINPGWVARTSSGARLTPVAVNGWQQGWVVPAGDAGTITLTFAANAVYRAGLGVGLSLLPLLAVLAVWRRRNGSDDEPAAVPWPAGAWAAVAVLAAGGLIAGVAGVLVVGALLGVRYLAPPRWREGLTVGLSAGGIVLAGAALSRHPWRSVDGYAGHSASVQVLALISLAAVAVSVVGVPRSGRSEAAGSDLLD
- a CDS encoding DUF2613 domain-containing protein, with protein sequence MNRIVAPAAASVVVGLLLGAAAIFGVTLMVQQDTKPPLPGGDPSSSVLNRVEYGNRS